From Aspergillus fumigatus Af293 chromosome 5, whole genome shotgun sequence, a single genomic window includes:
- a CDS encoding MDR family MFS transporter, with product MERMEMMDSTAMPHRSNLKVFAIMVALSLSMFVAALDQTIMATAIPTIAAKLHSAAGYTWIGGAYLLANAAGACIWAKLSDIWGRKPILLLAVAWFFGSSIICATAVDMPMLIAGRALQGVAGGGLLQLVTIVISDLFSVRHRSLYLGLMEFMWALAGGIGPLLGGAFSQYVSWRWSYWVNLPVCGLAFVLLLLFLDVHNPKTKMMDGVRAIDWFGSLSILGLTLMLLLGLDFGGETFPWDSPKVICLIVFGSLCSLLFIYSEKRLAKYPLMPMSLFGQTSNVATLAVAFAHGFVFIAGEYYVPLYLQSVKEASPMRSGVLVLPLVLSEAFAGIITGALIHRTGRYRELIWLGMTLLTIGNGLYIHLDAYSSLGRIIGYQFLSGIGAGFLFEPPIIAIQAMVSQDETATATATVGFIRNLATSASIVIGGVVFQNSMRRMKPTLLAAGMSETLTEQMSGDSAAANIEMIKTIEDATQLLAVKEAFASSLRNMWILYTCMSALGIVAGVFILKTRLNKEHVETRTGLRLEKTEATTVLERPADQC from the exons ATGGAGcggatggagatgatggactCTACGGCAATGCCGCACCGTAGCAATCTCAAGGTCTTCGCCATCATGGTGGCCCTGTCG CTGTCGATGTTTGTCGCTGCTCTCGACCAGACGATCATGGCCACGGCCATCCCAACTATTGCAGCTAAGCTGCACTCGGCTGCAGGATATACGTGGATTGGCGGTGCCTACCTTCTGGCCAATGCCGCTGGTGCTTGCATCTGGGCCAAGCTCTCGGATATCTGGGGACGCAAGCCCATCTTACTCTTGGCCGTGGCTTGGTTTTTTGGTAGTTCGATCATTTGTGCGACGGCGGTGGATATGCCCATGTTAATCGCCGGACGGGCACTGCAAGGTGTTGCCGGCGGTGGCCTGCTCCAGTTGGTCACTATTGTGATTTCGGATTTGTTCAGTGTCAG ACACCGGAGTCTCTATCTCGGCTTGATGGAGTTCATGTGGGCGCTGGCCGGCGGAATCGGCCCCCTTCTTGGGGGTGCGTTTTCCCAATATGTCTCCTGGAGATGGAGTTACTGGGTGAATCTCCCTGTGTGCGGCCTTGCCTTTGTGCTGCTCCTACTATTTCTCGACGTACACaatccgaagacgaagatgatggacgGAGTCAGGGCTATTGATTGGTTCGGGAGTCTCTCGATCCTCGGCCTGACGCTGATgctcctcctcggcctggACTTTGGTGGTGAAACCTTCCCGTGGGATTCGCCCAAGGTCATTTGCCTGATTGTTTTCGGGTCACTCTGTTCGTTGCTGTTCATCTACAGCGAGAAGCGGCTAGCAAAGTACCCACTGATGCCAATGAGTCTCTTCGGCCAGACCTCCAACGTTGCAACACTGGCCGTCGCATTCGCCCATGGCTTC GTTTTCATCGCGGGCGAATACTACGTCCCGCTGTATCTGCAATCCGTCAAGGAAGCCTCGCCCATGCGCTCTGGTGTCCTCGTCCTACCCCTGGTTCTCTCCGAAGCTTTCGCGGGCATCATCACCGGAGCCCTCATCCACCGCACGGGCCGCTATCGCGAGCTGATCTGGCTGGGAATGACATTACTGACCATCGGCAATGGCCTATACATCCATTTGGATGCATACTCATCCTTAGGGCGTATAATCGGATACCAATTCCTCAGCGGCATCGGCGCAGGATTCCTCTTCGAACCCCCCATCATCGCGATCCAGGCGATGGTCTCTCAGGACGAAACCGCCACTGCAACCGCTACCGTCGGCTTCATCCGGAACCTGGCGACATCGGCgtccatcgtcatcggcggCGTGGTCTTCCAGAACTCCATGCGCCGGATGAAACCCACCCTGCTCGCCGCGGGGATGTCCGAAACATTGACGGAACAGATGTCCGGAGACTCGGCAGCTGCGAATATTGAAATGAtcaagaccatcgaggatgCAACCCAGCTGCTCGCGGTCAAGGAGGCGTTTGCGAGCAGTTTGAGGAACATGTGGATCCTGTATACATGCATGTCTGCGCTTGGAATTGTTGCGGGCGTGTTTATTCTCAAGACCCGGCTGAACAAGGAGCATGTGGAAACGAGGACGGGGCTGAGATTGGAGAAAACCGAGGCTACAACTGTGCTTGAAAGACCTGCGGATCAATGCTGA
- a CDS encoding serine hydrolase domain-containing protein has protein sequence MRLSCPLLLAIVGTLSSHAIHHQPSQDTLRFGTPESVGLLSAPLRQLVANITGYQQPANYGGFSHNEMHPIEPSSAVIVGHDRTIVSLFASGNMLLYADANGTELPRGQQLSARPDTIYDLASLTKLFTTIAALREIDTGRLALDQTVASYMPSFAANGKENITILMLLTHTSGFAPDPEPPLYDPVYTTVEQRTAAILNQSLLHAPGSTYLYSDLNFMSLGLLLEHITHKALDELIREYTDPLGMHDTFFNRGNIEGPAFPFYPRMAAEEYQIEVLGSMEPVRPQPVRGTVHDENAWALDGVAGHAGLFSTVEDTAILCQMILNNGTYGGRRILSPEVVDLIFHNFNERFPGNEHGLGFELNQYYTAGPMASLQTASHTGFTGTTMVIDRPSNTFFLLFANRVHPNRNWSSNNVAREALGYWVAKSLGRDVPFPPLR, from the coding sequence ATGCGTCTCTCCTGCCCTCTTCTCCTGGCCATCGTTGGAACCCTCTCCAGCCAtgccatccatcatcaacccaGCCAGGATACCCTCCGGTTTGGCACTCCGGAGTCCGTCGGCCTTCTGTCCGCCCCCCTCCGTCAACTGGTAGCCAACATCACCGGCTATCAACAACCAGCCAACTATGGAGGATTCTCGCACAATGAGATGCATCCAATCGAGCCATCCTCTGCAGTGATTGTGGGCCATGATCGTACCATCGTCTCCCTTTTCGCCAGCGGAAACATGTTGCTGTATGCCGACGCCAACGGCACCGAATTGCCTCGAGGGCAGCAACTCTCGGCACGACCAGACACCATCTATGATCTGGCCAGTCTGACCAAACTATTTACCACCATTGCAGCCCTTCGCGAGATCGATACTGGTCGGCTTGCCCTGGACCAAACTGTCGCGTCCTACATGCCGTCATTCGCCGCCAATGGGAAAGAGAACATCACCATCCTGATGCTTCTGACGCATACTTCTGGCTTTGCTCCAGACCCAGAGCCTCCGTTGTATGATCCCGTCTATACAACAGTCGAACAGAGGACGGCTGCAATACTGAACCAGTCTCTGCTCCATGCTCCCGGCTCGACTTACCTCTATTCAGACCTCAACTTCATGTCTCTGGGTCTCCTCCTGGAGCACATCACCCACAAAGCACTGGATGAGTTGATTCGAGAGTACACCGATCCCCTCGGAATGCACGACACCTTCTTCAACCGGGGTAATATTGAAGGCCCAGCATTCCCCTTCTACCCCCGTATGGCAGCCGAGGAATACCAGATCGAGGTCCTGGGATCAATGGAGCCGGTGCGCCCGCAGCCAGTTCGCGGGACCGTCCACGACGAAAATGCCTGGGCTCTGGATGGGGTGGCCGGACACGCAGGCCTCTTCTCGACGGTCGAGGATACAGCCATTCTCTGCCAGATGATTCTGAACAACGGTACCTACGGAGGGCGTCGCATCTTGTCGCCCGAGGTCGTAGATCTCATCTTTCACAACTTCAACGAGCGATTCCCCGGCAATGAGCACGGATTGGGATTTGAGCTGAATCAGTACTACACCGCGGGACCAATGGCCAGTCTGCAGACAGCCAGCCATACCGGCTTCACCGGGACCACGATGGTGATCGACAGGCCGTCAAACACgtttttcctccttttcgCCAACCGGGTTCATCCCAATCGTAACTGGTCCTCGAACAATGTCGCCCGGGAGGCCCTGGGCTACTGGGTGGCCAAGTCCTTGGGAAGAGACGTCCCATTTCCGCCCCTTCGATGA
- a CDS encoding Zn(II)2Cys6 transcription factor, whose product MSLEETPDYRKRKRTSHACDPCRYRKVRCDGRHPCTTCANTGEECVYGTEAVPKNKSDLILEVAVRSERLLQDMSAQLARVSGMLDGKASSQFHTSPTAIISPSTINGAHRADSPGDHISNATLSAFHASTTESILAWPHFNDFQSLREDHSFSVFHLESSRAPLAPRPTTVHPYASRSEIDRVVHSFQRNVNFWYPTMSVAQAAEVQVHIAAGVFGDSVKSCLALLVMALGCASELICSYAAHEDPNSEDLELRSHRRAMGEIYFDCAFKKIYLAQAECTVDAVQSLFFTAIFFAFLQRPLQAWSFIHATAAKCRLLLAYHNPDANPTEQECLCRIFWSCYILESDYLAELSALPQTGIADIESSIPLPGEYQTHLSQTDEEQSSLYFLACISMRRLLNRVHNLLYARDTGVAFDNHQFPSVVAELAHQLEEWKDLLPPPFQFTVDPRPLPCTAAAFLRQRYLTCKSVIYRPYLTWALSMTATATVEHFPPQLLEGCKICLEACWLHAQNLGSYPHTVLVDTWICSLSMASVMLVTLAASRLTALRGCLAPQVAEMGPHLAKLLTQWMHIPGHGVSPSVLQSVKLIGDAGVLLRMRLGQTAVELFN is encoded by the exons ATGTCGCTAGAGGAGACGCCCGACTACcggaagcgcaagagaacTTCCCACGCG TGTGACCCCTGTCGATACAGAAAAGTGAG ATGCGATGGCCGTCATCCGTGCACAACATGCGCCAACACAGGCGAGGAATGTGTTTACGGAACCGAGGCAGTCCC CAAGAACAAAAGCGATTTGATTCTCGAGGTGGCCGTTCGTTCCGAGCGACTGCTGCAGGATATGTCCGCTCAATTG GCCAGGGTATCAGGGATGCTGGACGGCAAAGCGTCATCGCAATTTCACACATCGCCAACGGCTATAATCTCTCCATCGACGATCAATGGGGCTCATCGTGCCGACAGCCCGGGCGATCACATCTCCAATGCCACCCTGTCGGCCTTTCATGCCTCCACGACCGAGTCTATCCTCGCCTGGCCACACTTCAACGACTTTCAATCCCTGCGGGAAGACCACAGTTTCTCGGTTTTCCACCTGGAGTCCAGTCGTGCGCCTCTCGCGCCTCGTCCCACAACGGTGCACCCCTATGCCAGCCGCAGCGAAATCGACCGCGTGGTGCATAGCTTCCAGCGCAACGTCAACTTCTGGTATCCAACCATGTCAGTCGCCCAGGCGGCCGAGGTCCAGGTGCACATCGCCGCGGGCGTATTTGGGGACAGTGTCAAATCCTGTCTGGCTCTGTTGGTCATGGCACTGGGCTGCGCGAGTGAGCTGATCTGCTCGTATGCGGCACATGAAGATCCAAACTCGGAAGACCTGGAGCTGCGCAGCCATCGGCGAGCAATGGGAGAGATCTATTTTGATTGTGCGTTCAAAAAGATCTATCTGGCGCAGGCTGAGTGCACCGTGGATGCTGTGCAATCGTTATTCTTTACAGC TATCTTCTTCGCATTCCTTCAGCGTCCTCTGCAAGCGTGGTCGTTCATCCACGCCACTGCCGCCAAATGCCGTCTCCTCTTAGCATACCATAACCCCGATGCCAACCCCACAGAGCAAGAGTGTCTCTGCCGGATCTTCTGGTCTTGCTACATCTTGGAGAG TGACTACCTCGCCGAACTCTCTGCACTCCCTCAAACCGGCATTGCCGACATCGAGTCTTCAATCCCGCTCCCCGGCGAATACCAAACGCATCTCTCGCAGACCGACGAAGAACAATCCTCCCTCTACTTCCTCGCCTGCATCTCCATGCGGCGGCTCCTCAACCGCGTCCACAACCTCCTCTATGCGCGCGACACCGGCGTCGCCTTCGACAACCACCAGTTCCCCTCCGTCGTCGCCGAACTCGCCCACCAGCTCGAGGAGTGGAAggacctcctcccccctccGTTTCAGTTCACTGTCGACCCCCGTCCCCTGCCCTGCACCGCCGCCGCATTCCTGCGCCAGCGCTACCTCACCTGCAAGAGCGTCATCTACCGGCCCTACCTCACCTGGGCGCTGTCGATGACCGCCACCGCGACGGTGGAGCATTTCCCGCCGCAGCTCTTGGAAGGATGCAAGATCTGTCTCGAGGCGTGCTGGCTGCATGCGCAGAACTTGGGGAGTTATCCGCATACGGTGCTGGTGGATACGTGGATCTGCTCGTTGTC AATGGCGAGCGTGATGCTCGTTACGCTGGCTGCGTCAAGGCTGACGGCGCTACGGGGTTGCTTGGCGCCGCAGGTGGCGGAGATGGGACCCCATCTGGCGAAGCTGCTGACGCAGTGGATGCATATCCCCGGGCATGGGGTGTCGCCGAGTGTTTTGCAGAGTGTGAAGCTTATTGGGGATGCGGgggtgttgttgaggatgCGATTGGGGCAGACTGCAGTGGAACTGTTCAACTAG